In a single window of the Streptacidiphilus sp. P02-A3a genome:
- a CDS encoding lysine N(6)-hydroxylase/L-ornithine N(5)-oxygenase family protein: MTDREVGVLAIGAGPANLALAAAIEESGSTELADNTLLLEQAPDIKWQRDLLMPWARSQVSFLKDLVTLRNPRSRFTFLNFLHDQGRLDQFVNLGTFHPLRWEFSDYLQWVAHNLHHVTIQYDSRATTITPEPDHDGTPKAWNVTLTNGDTIHARDLVIGGGRDPHIPPVFANLPPERLIHSSHYRTRINTINRDQPLHAVVVGGAQSAAEMFYALHDNLPNSHITMLVRSIGLQNYQTSKFVNELFFPSFVDEFHDSPPDMRAQILDEMRLTNYAGLAPPFLDELYMMLYQNRLTGTTRSEVIPMTEITDAREENNRITLELHDRKTGKTAPLTCDLILLGTGYDTRMPTIIRNLATHTGTTDITVNRNYRLDLGPAKAAVYLQGVNEATHGIADSLISVLAQRSNDILTDLLTRRTTPEQRIS, from the coding sequence GTGACTGACCGCGAGGTCGGCGTCCTGGCCATCGGCGCGGGACCAGCGAACCTGGCCCTGGCCGCCGCCATCGAAGAAAGCGGCTCGACCGAACTGGCCGACAACACCCTGCTGCTCGAACAAGCACCCGACATCAAATGGCAACGCGACCTGCTCATGCCCTGGGCCCGCAGCCAGGTCTCCTTCCTCAAAGACCTCGTCACCCTCCGCAACCCCCGCAGCCGCTTCACCTTCCTCAACTTCCTCCACGACCAGGGCCGACTCGACCAATTCGTCAACCTCGGCACCTTCCACCCCCTCCGCTGGGAATTCTCCGACTACCTCCAATGGGTAGCCCACAACCTCCACCACGTCACCATCCAATACGACTCCCGCGCCACCACCATCACCCCCGAACCCGACCACGACGGCACCCCCAAAGCCTGGAACGTCACCCTCACCAACGGCGACACCATCCACGCCCGCGACCTCGTCATCGGCGGCGGACGCGACCCCCACATCCCCCCCGTCTTCGCCAACCTCCCCCCCGAACGCCTCATCCACAGCAGCCACTACCGCACCCGCATCAACACCATCAACCGCGACCAACCCCTCCACGCCGTCGTCGTCGGCGGAGCCCAAAGCGCCGCCGAAATGTTCTACGCACTCCACGACAACCTCCCCAACAGCCACATCACCATGCTCGTCCGCTCCATCGGACTCCAAAACTACCAAACCAGCAAATTCGTCAACGAGCTCTTCTTCCCCTCCTTCGTCGACGAATTCCACGACAGCCCACCCGACATGCGCGCCCAAATCCTCGACGAAATGAGACTCACCAACTACGCAGGCCTCGCACCCCCCTTCCTCGACGAGCTCTACATGATGCTCTACCAAAACCGCCTCACCGGCACCACCCGCTCCGAAGTCATCCCCATGACCGAAATCACCGACGCCCGCGAAGAAAACAACCGCATCACCCTCGAACTCCACGACCGCAAAACCGGCAAAACCGCACCCCTCACCTGCGACCTCATCCTCCTCGGCACCGGCTACGACACCCGCATGCCCACCATCATCCGCAACCTCGCCACCCACACCGGCACCACCGACATCACCGTCAACCGCAACTACCGCCTCGACCTCGGCCCCGCCAAAGCCGCCGTCTACCTCCAAGGCGTCAACGAAGCCACCCACGGCATCGCCGACTCCCTCATCAGCGTCCTCGCCCAACGCTCCAACGACATCCTCACCGACCTCCTCACCCGCCGCACCACCCCCGAACAGAGGATCAGCTGA